The Elaeis guineensis isolate ETL-2024a chromosome 12, EG11, whole genome shotgun sequence sequence ATGCACCTCACGAGCACGTGTAGCCACATATGCCAGTTCTTCTGTATCCATGAATCGAACAGGCGGGCGGTCATCTGGAGAGAAGTTCCTTGATCCCATGAACCTTGCATACGCCCAACCAAATGTGTTCTCAGGCATGTCCCATGCATGTGAAACCTCTGCAGATATAACACGGGGTCGCTCCAACAGAACTTCCTAAACCAACGGAAACAAAGTCATGAATATTCACTTGATAAACAAACAAGAACTAGAAAATTGAAATTTACATCGACTAAGTGATTTGTTTTTGTGTATGAACAGTCAAAGATAACAAAGGCCACCTCCACACAAAAACATATATAAACAAATTAAAGTTGAAATATGAATGTAGAACCTACAACCATATGATTAGCTTACCCTGCCTTCAGGGCTATTCTTCATCCTCTCAAGCACCCGTTGAAAAGCTGGCTTTCCAGTGGTCTCTCCAAGAGCAGCTATTAGATCTGCTCTTCTAGGATCCATTAGGGCACCGAGAGCTGAGCCAACGGCAACTGCTGCCTGCTGCCATCCCTTCAGATGAATGCGCGCTCCTTCCATAGCTCTGAAGTAATGACAAATATGCTAAAACGGACAATGATGTAAGCTGAATGTAGGTCACAATGTCAAACAAGCATCCCCATAAGAATAGTCAAAGCCACCAGCATGTGTCATGGGATCAAGTGTTGTAATAAGAGATGAGAAGCAACAAGCATCatgaaacaaactggaaagggcAACTGAAAGCAAGAAGGGCTTGTCGGCCATGTCACATCTTTGACAGATAATGCTGAAGAAGC is a genomic window containing:
- the LOC105055400 gene encoding ubiquinone biosynthesis protein COQ4 homolog, mitochondrial, whose amino-acid sequence is MEGARIHLKGWQQAAVAVGSALGALMDPRRADLIAALGETTGKPAFQRVLERMKNSPEGREVLLERPRVISAEVSHAWDMPENTFGWAYARFMGSRNFSPDDRPPVRFMDTEELAYVATRAREVHDFWHVLFGLPTNLLGESALKVVEFEQMLLPMCLLSVFGGSARFSEKQRARFFQHYFPWAMQAGLRCTDLMCLYYEKHFDEDLDNVRNKWGIIPCPDPKLKS